In a single window of the Saccharothrix australiensis genome:
- a CDS encoding dynamin family protein encodes MSTLPQAVRQTRERLTALVRGIDPRAASFVETRRGGAASVVVVGETNRGKSSLVNALLATPNLSPVDAEVATATYLVFRHGAEWSARACYAGSTPPVPFDRSELVDWVSAAHDLPEGMLPPRYVEVDAPIPLLERLSVVDTPGVGGLESAHGELAAEAAASATALLFVVDASAPFTRGELDFLATVGERVETVVFALTKVDQYRGWRTVLEADQALLAEHAPRFAGATFHPVSSRMFELAGKAPNPDAAAMLRERSGIGALQAALQELVVGRAAMLGEANALRALATVLDELVARGEADQRALSAGEEEAEALRARRDELNAQRRSSTRSWQVRLRGEVQRARVEGAHEVSRQMRDVQTWFRTAIETASPERLAALPHEVDAALQVVSGRISGGLGARLARVADAALADLFAPDELAVIRGQFARGATPPIVLRPPEKRAPTAEDKLLVFMGVSGGLGAGRLAAMPLAGLGVAALNPVVLPVTIVLGLGAGWWMARTRKHSADKQHLKQWLSDAIADARSTVDQLVAEQLIEAEQQLSLALDDALGRRVDAIEAELREVDRALRMEAGERAKELGRATRRLAELKSGRAKVDELLSRIRALRDRA; translated from the coding sequence ATGAGCACGCTGCCGCAGGCGGTCCGGCAGACGCGGGAACGCCTGACCGCGCTCGTCCGGGGCATCGACCCGCGCGCGGCGTCGTTCGTGGAGACGCGGCGCGGCGGCGCGGCGTCGGTCGTCGTCGTGGGCGAGACGAACCGGGGCAAGAGCTCGCTGGTGAACGCGCTGCTGGCGACACCGAACCTGTCGCCGGTCGACGCCGAGGTCGCCACCGCGACCTACCTGGTGTTCCGCCACGGTGCCGAGTGGTCGGCGCGGGCGTGCTACGCGGGCTCGACGCCACCGGTGCCGTTCGACCGCTCGGAGCTGGTCGACTGGGTGTCCGCGGCGCACGACCTGCCCGAGGGCATGCTGCCGCCCCGGTACGTCGAGGTCGACGCGCCGATACCGCTGCTGGAGCGGCTGTCCGTGGTGGACACGCCCGGGGTCGGCGGCCTGGAGTCGGCGCACGGCGAGCTGGCGGCCGAGGCGGCGGCGTCCGCCACGGCGCTGCTGTTCGTGGTCGACGCGTCCGCGCCGTTCACGCGCGGCGAGCTGGACTTCCTCGCCACCGTGGGCGAACGCGTCGAGACCGTCGTGTTCGCGCTGACCAAGGTGGACCAGTACCGGGGCTGGCGCACCGTCCTGGAGGCCGACCAGGCGCTGCTCGCCGAGCACGCGCCGAGGTTCGCCGGAGCGACGTTCCACCCGGTGTCGTCGCGGATGTTCGAGCTGGCGGGCAAGGCGCCGAACCCCGACGCGGCGGCGATGCTGCGCGAGCGGTCCGGCATCGGCGCGTTGCAGGCGGCGTTGCAGGAGCTGGTGGTCGGCCGGGCGGCGATGCTCGGCGAGGCGAACGCGCTGCGCGCCTTGGCCACCGTGCTGGACGAGCTGGTCGCGCGCGGCGAGGCCGACCAGCGCGCCCTGTCGGCGGGCGAGGAGGAGGCCGAGGCGCTGCGCGCGCGGCGCGACGAGCTGAACGCCCAGCGCCGGTCGTCCACCCGGAGCTGGCAGGTGCGCCTGCGCGGCGAGGTGCAGCGGGCGCGCGTCGAGGGCGCCCACGAGGTCAGCAGGCAGATGAGGGACGTGCAGACGTGGTTCCGCACGGCGATCGAGACGGCGTCCCCCGAGCGGCTGGCGGCGCTGCCGCACGAGGTGGACGCGGCGTTGCAGGTGGTGTCCGGCCGGATCAGCGGGGGGCTGGGCGCGCGGCTGGCCCGCGTCGCCGACGCCGCGCTCGCCGACCTGTTCGCACCGGACGAGCTGGCCGTCATCCGCGGCCAGTTCGCGCGCGGCGCGACACCGCCGATCGTGCTGCGCCCACCGGAGAAGCGCGCGCCGACCGCCGAGGACAAGCTGCTGGTGTTCATGGGCGTCTCGGGCGGCCTCGGCGCGGGCAGGCTCGCCGCGATGCCGCTGGCGGGCCTGGGCGTCGCCGCGCTGAACCCCGTCGTGCTGCCCGTGACGATCGTGCTCGGGCTCGGCGCGGGCTGGTGGATGGCTCGCACGCGCAAGCACTCGGCGGACAAGCAGCACCTGAAGCAGTGGCTGTCGGACGCGATCGCCGACGCCCGGTCCACTGTGGACCAACTGGTGGCGGAGCAGTTGATCGAGGCCGAGCAGCAGTTGTCGCTGGCGCTGGACGACGCGCTCGGCAGGCGCGTGGACGCGATCGAGGCGGAGCTGCGCGAGGTGGACAGGGCGCTGCGCATGGAGGCGGGCGAGCGGGCCAAGGAGCTGGGCAGGGCCACCCGCCGACTGGCCGAGCTGAAGTCGGGGCGGGCGAAGGTGGACGAGCTGCTGTCCCGCATCCGCGCCCTGCGCGACCGCGCCTGA
- the grpE gene encoding nucleotide exchange factor GrpE: MTDGTEAGPRASDPGVETIAGELLDQALAERRALVQLCLYALDRARSSGVVERLEEGLAGIGVTALRPDGERFDPSVHEAGGTVPTDDASLDGLVAETEVVGFADRGRTLRAPVVTVYTTR; this comes from the coding sequence ATGACGGACGGAACGGAAGCCGGGCCGCGCGCGTCGGACCCCGGCGTGGAGACCATCGCCGGCGAACTGCTGGACCAGGCGCTGGCGGAGCGGCGCGCCCTGGTGCAGCTCTGCCTGTACGCGCTGGACCGCGCCCGCAGCTCCGGCGTGGTCGAACGGCTGGAGGAGGGCCTGGCGGGCATCGGCGTCACGGCGCTGCGCCCGGACGGCGAGCGGTTCGACCCGTCCGTGCACGAGGCGGGCGGCACGGTGCCGACCGACGACGCGTCCCTGGACGGCCTGGTGGCGGAGACCGAGGTCGTCGGGTTCGCGGACCGCGGGCGGACGCTCCGCGCGCCGGTCGTGACCGTGTACACCACGCGATGA
- a CDS encoding dynamin family protein — protein MTAQAQQLAGPLSAAVANLCAGLRSQVSPSTAAGFGEVLRRLSAPLQVAVAGRIKSGKSTLVNALIGRRVAPTDVGECTRLVTRFQYGTVDRVEVVFTDGRKQVLPFDADGGIPADLGVDVDEVSHIEAYLTNAVLRDLTVIDTPGLGSLDAASVARTEALLGNELDPVSRSAVAGAEAVLYVVTQGVRGDDQQALAAFTAATASREAGPVNAIAVLNKADTIAAETVEGADGDTWRAAVLLAERQAHTLKPRVADVLPVIGLIAESVETGGFASADADALRKLAALDDATRETMLISADLFVGWDCDVPVGVRTRLLEKLDLYGVRRALAAIDAEPAITAGALRRVLLDASGLDGVRGKLDAVFRSRADGIKAAAALASVTALAAASGDPGERRRVHDAIEVLLAKPEAHQLRLLEALTLVASGAVAMPADLAEEVLRFGASPDAAEQLGLRGRPTHELVAHALERAGWWRSFASFGATPAQSRVAHVVHRAYFLIWQQLRGRR, from the coding sequence GTGACCGCCCAGGCCCAGCAGCTCGCCGGCCCGCTCTCGGCCGCCGTCGCGAACCTGTGCGCGGGACTGCGGTCGCAGGTGTCGCCGAGCACCGCGGCGGGCTTCGGCGAGGTGCTGCGCCGGCTGTCGGCGCCGCTCCAGGTCGCGGTCGCGGGCCGGATCAAGTCCGGCAAGTCGACGCTGGTGAACGCCCTGATCGGCAGGCGCGTGGCGCCGACCGACGTCGGCGAGTGCACCCGCCTGGTCACCCGGTTCCAGTACGGCACGGTGGACCGGGTCGAGGTCGTGTTCACCGACGGGCGCAAGCAGGTGCTGCCGTTCGACGCCGACGGCGGCATCCCGGCCGACCTCGGCGTCGACGTGGACGAGGTCTCGCACATCGAGGCGTACCTGACCAACGCCGTCCTGCGCGACCTGACGGTGATCGACACACCCGGCCTCGGCTCGCTCGACGCGGCGTCCGTCGCGCGCACGGAAGCCTTGCTGGGCAACGAGCTGGACCCGGTGTCGCGCAGCGCGGTCGCCGGCGCGGAGGCCGTGCTGTACGTGGTGACCCAGGGCGTGCGCGGCGACGACCAGCAGGCGCTGGCCGCGTTCACCGCCGCCACCGCGAGCCGGGAGGCCGGCCCGGTCAACGCGATCGCGGTGCTCAACAAGGCCGACACGATCGCCGCCGAGACCGTCGAGGGCGCGGACGGCGACACGTGGCGGGCGGCGGTGCTGCTGGCGGAGCGCCAGGCGCACACGCTCAAGCCGCGCGTCGCGGACGTGCTGCCGGTGATCGGCCTGATCGCCGAATCGGTCGAGACCGGCGGCTTCGCCTCCGCCGACGCCGACGCCCTGCGCAAGCTCGCGGCGCTGGACGACGCGACCCGCGAGACGATGCTGATCTCGGCGGACCTGTTCGTCGGCTGGGACTGCGACGTGCCGGTGGGCGTGCGCACCCGGCTCTTGGAGAAGCTCGACCTGTACGGGGTCCGCCGGGCGCTGGCGGCGATCGACGCCGAACCGGCGATCACGGCGGGCGCGCTGCGGCGCGTGCTGCTCGACGCGTCCGGCCTCGACGGGGTGCGCGGCAAGCTCGACGCCGTCTTCCGGTCCCGCGCGGACGGCATCAAGGCCGCCGCGGCGCTGGCGTCGGTCACCGCGCTGGCCGCCGCGTCCGGCGACCCCGGCGAGCGCCGGCGCGTCCACGACGCCATCGAGGTGCTGCTCGCCAAGCCCGAGGCGCACCAGTTGCGGCTGCTGGAGGCGTTGACGCTGGTGGCGTCGGGCGCGGTGGCCATGCCCGCGGACCTGGCCGAGGAGGTGCTGAGGTTCGGCGCCTCCCCGGACGCGGCCGAGCAGCTCGGCCTGCGCGGCAGGCCGACGCACGAACTCGTCGCCCACGCGCTGGAACGCGCGGGCTGGTGGCGGTCGTTCGCCTCCTTCGGCGCCACGCCCGCGCAGAGCCGGGTCGCGCACGTGGTGCACCGGGCGTACTTCCTGATCTGGCAACAATTGCGGGGGCGGAGATGA
- a CDS encoding sensor histidine kinase, which translates to MRAHPAFGDSLIAGSLALFDLGAMLSAGVYLPTSVLYLVGLLLVVPVIFRRKHPLASSYTILVGGVIQLFTHGSFDQGLPLRPADFALAVALYTMVAFVGRRRALVYALWLTIGTFVWAVWRVGPGAEAVFLVFLIAVIFGFSWALGEFVGARRAYQRELEQRLKLLETERDQQARIAVGEERSRIARELHDVVAHAVSVMVVQADGAGYAIKSNPDLAAAAMRTIADTGRQALTELRRLLGVLRSEDRSQTQWAPQPGAADLGALADNLRAAGLPVRLEAGDDLGALPAGLGLGIYRIVQEALTNTLKHAGSGASALVRVTRVEDHVELEVSDDGFGTPHDLVAVSGGNGLIGMRERAGVLGGTLEAGPNPGGGWRVRARLPLVPS; encoded by the coding sequence ATGCGAGCCCACCCGGCGTTCGGGGACTCCCTGATCGCCGGGTCGCTCGCGTTGTTCGACCTCGGCGCGATGCTCTCGGCCGGCGTGTACCTGCCCACCTCCGTCCTGTACCTGGTCGGGCTCCTGCTCGTGGTGCCGGTGATCTTCCGGCGCAAGCACCCGCTGGCCAGCAGCTACACGATCCTGGTCGGCGGCGTCATCCAGCTGTTCACGCACGGCTCGTTCGACCAGGGCCTCCCCCTCCGGCCGGCGGACTTCGCGCTGGCCGTCGCGCTCTACACGATGGTGGCGTTCGTCGGCAGGCGGCGTGCGCTGGTCTACGCGCTGTGGCTGACCATCGGGACGTTCGTGTGGGCGGTGTGGCGCGTCGGGCCGGGCGCCGAGGCCGTGTTCCTCGTGTTCCTCATCGCCGTGATCTTCGGGTTCAGCTGGGCGCTCGGCGAGTTCGTCGGCGCGCGGCGCGCCTACCAGCGGGAGTTGGAGCAGCGGCTGAAGCTGCTGGAGACCGAGCGCGACCAGCAGGCCCGCATCGCCGTCGGCGAGGAGCGGTCGCGCATCGCGCGGGAGCTGCACGACGTGGTGGCGCACGCGGTGTCGGTGATGGTCGTGCAGGCCGACGGCGCGGGGTACGCGATCAAGTCCAACCCGGACCTGGCCGCGGCGGCGATGCGGACCATCGCCGACACCGGCCGGCAGGCGCTGACGGAGCTGCGGCGGCTGCTGGGCGTGCTGCGGTCGGAGGACCGGTCGCAGACGCAGTGGGCGCCGCAGCCCGGCGCGGCCGACCTCGGCGCGCTCGCGGACAACCTGCGCGCGGCCGGTCTGCCGGTGCGGCTGGAGGCCGGCGACGACCTCGGCGCGCTGCCCGCCGGGCTGGGGCTCGGCATCTACCGCATCGTGCAGGAGGCGTTGACGAACACGCTGAAGCACGCCGGGTCGGGCGCGTCGGCCCTCGTCCGGGTCACGCGGGTCGAGGACCACGTGGAGCTGGAGGTGTCCGACGACGGGTTCGGGACGCCCCACGACCTGGTCGCGGTGTCCGGGGGCAACGGGTTGATCGGGATGCGCGAACGGGCCGGCGTGCTGGGCGGCACGCTGGAGGCCGGGCCGAACCCCGGCGGTGGCTGGCGGGTGCGCGCCCGGCTGCCGCTGGTGCCGTCATAG
- a CDS encoding response regulator, which produces MIRVLLVDDQELMRMGFRMVLGAQDDIDVVGEAGDGLDAVHMSASLRPDVVLMDVRMPVLDGVEATKRITEAGTAKVLVMTTFDMDEYALSALRNGASGFLLKDTPPGDLVSALRAVASGDAVVSPSVTKRLLSRFLGEGGGELRDASVLEALTEREREVLVLIAKGLSNTEIARKLFLSEATVKTHVGRILAKLELRDRVQAVVLAYETGLVRPGDV; this is translated from the coding sequence GTGATCCGAGTACTGCTGGTGGACGACCAGGAGCTCATGCGCATGGGCTTCCGGATGGTGCTCGGCGCCCAGGACGACATCGACGTGGTGGGCGAGGCGGGCGACGGGCTCGACGCCGTGCACATGTCCGCGTCGCTGCGGCCGGACGTGGTGCTGATGGACGTGCGGATGCCCGTGCTCGACGGTGTCGAGGCGACCAAGCGGATCACCGAGGCCGGCACGGCGAAGGTGCTGGTCATGACCACGTTTGACATGGACGAGTACGCGCTGTCCGCGTTGCGCAACGGCGCTTCCGGGTTCCTGCTGAAGGACACGCCGCCCGGCGACCTGGTCTCGGCGCTGCGTGCGGTCGCGTCCGGGGACGCGGTGGTGTCGCCGTCGGTGACCAAGCGGCTGCTGAGCCGGTTCCTCGGGGAGGGCGGCGGCGAGCTGCGGGACGCCTCGGTGCTGGAGGCGTTGACCGAGCGGGAGCGCGAGGTGCTCGTGCTGATCGCCAAGGGGCTGTCGAACACCGAGATCGCGCGGAAGCTGTTCCTGTCCGAGGCGACCGTGAAGACGCACGTGGGGCGCATCCTCGCGAAGCTGGAGCTGCGGGACCGGGTGCAGGCCGTGGTGCTGGCCTACGAGACCGGGCTGGTCCGGCCCGGCGACGTCTGA
- a CDS encoding beta-propeller fold lactonase family protein: protein MMFFSGSRRGGSLFLPSAAPKFGIARTCLLALLAMILLMPAPTMSAAPYPARVQVFVANSGSDSVTVYDTRLGEVTRTIPVGLTPVGVGATPSGDVVYVTNEQSNTVSVIDARALVVTTTVPVGLHPFGVAVTPTHAYVTNFGSNTVTVIDTATNVPVMEIPVGRFPHTPAVSPNGDRVYVTNNGDQTVTVIDTAGQAPVATIPVGRYPAGVAVSPDDQRVFVANTGSNTVTVIDTATNAPITTTDVGRAPMGVSVTPGNLVYVANAASDTVSVLDLNGAPVVPQVPVPDRPEGSAAAPDNSLVFITNNGADSMTVLDAVTAQPVVVVPVGAKPEGVAVTS from the coding sequence ATGATGTTCTTCTCCGGCAGTCGGAGGGGTGGTTCGCTATTCCTTCCGAGCGCCGCCCCGAAGTTCGGGATTGCCCGAACATGTTTGCTCGCGTTGCTCGCGATGATTCTTCTCATGCCCGCACCGACGATGTCGGCGGCCCCTTACCCGGCCCGCGTCCAGGTGTTCGTCGCGAACAGCGGTTCCGATTCCGTGACGGTCTACGACACGCGTTTGGGTGAGGTGACGCGCACTATTCCGGTCGGACTCACGCCGGTAGGCGTGGGCGCCACTCCGAGCGGTGACGTGGTGTACGTGACCAACGAGCAGTCCAACACCGTGTCGGTGATCGACGCGCGTGCCCTCGTCGTGACGACGACCGTGCCGGTCGGGCTGCACCCGTTCGGCGTGGCGGTGACCCCCACGCACGCGTACGTGACGAACTTCGGCTCGAACACCGTCACCGTCATCGACACGGCCACCAACGTGCCGGTGATGGAGATCCCGGTCGGCCGGTTCCCGCACACGCCCGCCGTGAGCCCCAACGGCGACCGGGTCTACGTGACCAACAACGGCGACCAGACCGTCACCGTGATCGACACCGCCGGCCAGGCGCCGGTGGCGACCATCCCGGTGGGCCGCTACCCGGCGGGCGTCGCCGTCAGCCCCGACGACCAACGGGTCTTCGTCGCCAACACCGGCTCCAACACCGTGACGGTGATCGACACCGCCACCAACGCGCCGATCACGACGACCGACGTGGGACGCGCGCCGATGGGCGTCTCGGTCACTCCGGGCAACCTGGTCTACGTGGCCAACGCGGCGTCGGACACCGTGTCCGTGCTCGACCTGAACGGCGCGCCGGTGGTGCCGCAGGTGCCCGTGCCGGACCGCCCCGAGGGCTCCGCCGCGGCACCCGACAACAGCCTCGTCTTCATCACCAACAACGGGGCCGACTCGATGACGGTGCTCGACGCGGTGACGGCGCAACCGGTCGTGGTCGTGCCGGTCGGCGCGAAACCGGAGGGCGTGGCCGTGACGTCGTGA
- a CDS encoding SDR family oxidoreductase, translated as MSLRGKVAAVTGATRGAGRAIAVELGAAGATVFVGGRSTRERKSPIGRDETIEETAELVTAAGGRGVPVRCDFTVPSDVDAFRDRIESEAGGRLDVLVDDVWGGEADADFKPFWEQDLERQLAMWRNSVQAHLVALHRLIPLLTRRPGGLLVEVTDGDDEAPYSGMLAYDSVKVAIRRFGVVLAQDLGKFGTTSVAVTPGFLRSEQMLEHFGVTEENWRDAIAKEPHYAMSETPRYVGRAVAALAADPERERFTGRALASWTLMREYGFTDVDGSRPDWGRWYEEVVKPGLDPTAVDVSRYR; from the coding sequence ATGTCATTGCGGGGCAAGGTCGCCGCGGTCACGGGTGCGACGCGGGGCGCGGGGCGGGCCATCGCGGTGGAGCTGGGCGCGGCGGGCGCGACGGTGTTCGTCGGCGGGCGCTCGACGCGGGAGCGGAAGTCGCCCATCGGGCGGGACGAGACGATCGAGGAGACCGCCGAGCTGGTCACCGCGGCCGGCGGCCGGGGCGTCCCGGTGCGGTGCGACTTCACGGTGCCGTCCGACGTGGACGCCTTCCGCGACCGCATCGAGTCCGAGGCGGGCGGGCGGCTCGACGTGCTGGTGGACGACGTGTGGGGCGGCGAGGCGGACGCCGACTTCAAGCCGTTCTGGGAACAGGACCTGGAGCGGCAGCTGGCGATGTGGCGCAACAGCGTCCAGGCGCACCTGGTGGCGCTGCACCGGCTCATCCCGCTGCTCACCCGGCGGCCGGGCGGGCTGCTGGTGGAGGTGACCGACGGCGACGACGAGGCGCCGTACTCCGGCATGCTGGCGTACGACTCGGTCAAGGTCGCGATCCGGCGGTTCGGCGTGGTGCTCGCGCAGGACCTCGGGAAGTTCGGCACGACGTCGGTCGCCGTCACGCCGGGCTTCCTGCGGTCGGAGCAGATGCTGGAGCACTTCGGGGTGACCGAGGAGAACTGGCGGGACGCGATCGCGAAGGAGCCGCACTACGCGATGTCCGAGACGCCCCGGTACGTCGGGCGCGCGGTGGCCGCGCTCGCCGCCGACCCGGAGCGCGAGCGGTTCACCGGCCGGGCGCTGGCGTCGTGGACGCTCATGCGGGAGTACGGCTTCACCGACGTGGACGGCTCGCGGCCCGACTGGGGCCGGTGGTACGAGGAAGTGGTCAAGCCGGGGCTGGACCCCACCGCGGTCGACGTTTCCCGGTACCGCTGA
- a CDS encoding TetR/AcrR family transcriptional regulator, translated as MPRPKTITDERLLTATGAVIGRRGPAFTLAEVAAEAGVSVGTVAQRFGSKNGLLQALTRRATVDVERRMRAAAEGRDPLAGLRAALLSWFEGIADPGQAGNHLAQLGVDLVDPELRALLADLYGAAERTVLALTRRVHLPRAPSPERAARVLTVLVHGVAVDWSVRPRGDLADRLAEDVDAVLDAWKGN; from the coding sequence GTGCCACGTCCGAAGACCATCACCGACGAACGCCTGCTGACCGCCACCGGCGCGGTCATCGGCCGCCGCGGCCCGGCGTTCACCCTGGCCGAGGTGGCCGCCGAGGCCGGCGTGTCGGTCGGCACCGTCGCGCAGCGGTTCGGCTCGAAGAACGGCCTGCTCCAGGCGCTGACCCGGCGGGCGACGGTCGACGTCGAGCGCCGGATGCGCGCGGCGGCCGAGGGGCGCGACCCCCTGGCCGGGCTGCGGGCCGCGCTGCTGTCGTGGTTCGAGGGCATCGCCGATCCGGGGCAGGCGGGCAACCACCTCGCCCAGCTCGGCGTCGACCTGGTCGACCCGGAGCTGCGCGCCCTGCTCGCCGACCTCTACGGGGCGGCCGAGCGGACGGTGCTCGCGCTCACCCGGCGGGTGCACCTGCCGCGCGCGCCCTCGCCGGAACGCGCGGCGCGGGTGCTCACGGTGCTGGTGCACGGGGTGGCGGTGGACTGGTCGGTCCGGCCGCGCGGCGACTTGGCCGACCGCCTGGCGGAGGACGTGGACGCCGTGCTGGACGCGTGGAAGGGGAACTGA
- a CDS encoding HAD family hydrolase, translated as MTWRPRLIALDIDGTLTRTGEEAVAPAVRAAIHRAVDRGAHVVLSTGRSLIGTRPVVDDLRLLGTTAICSNGAVWWDTTSREVTRKVGFDAGPAVAALRELFPGAVFATEVTGEGSLSLGRFPDGDLWGVVREVDAAELTAEPTSRLVMRWVGRTPDEVALRMLDVELPGVTWSVDHTEPWLTVSPSGVTKGAALEELRRILDVPAADTLAIGDGHNDVEMLRWAAHGVAMGQAPATVRAAADAVTGTVLEDGAALELDRWFAA; from the coding sequence GTGACCTGGAGACCGCGCCTGATCGCCCTGGACATCGACGGCACCCTCACCCGCACCGGCGAAGAGGCGGTCGCGCCCGCGGTGCGCGCGGCCATCCACCGGGCCGTCGACCGCGGCGCGCACGTGGTGCTCTCCACCGGGCGCAGCCTCATCGGCACCCGCCCGGTCGTCGACGACCTGCGGCTGCTCGGCACCACCGCGATCTGCTCCAACGGCGCCGTCTGGTGGGACACCACGTCCCGCGAGGTCACCCGCAAGGTCGGGTTCGACGCCGGCCCAGCGGTCGCCGCGCTGCGCGAGCTGTTCCCCGGCGCGGTGTTCGCCACCGAGGTCACCGGCGAGGGCAGCCTGTCGCTCGGCCGGTTCCCCGACGGCGACCTGTGGGGCGTGGTGCGCGAGGTGGACGCCGCCGAGCTGACCGCCGAACCCACGTCCCGCCTGGTCATGCGGTGGGTCGGCCGGACGCCCGACGAGGTGGCGCTGCGGATGCTCGACGTCGAGCTGCCCGGCGTCACGTGGTCGGTGGACCACACGGAGCCCTGGCTGACCGTGTCGCCGTCCGGCGTCACCAAGGGCGCGGCGCTGGAGGAGCTGCGGCGCATCCTCGACGTGCCCGCGGCGGACACCCTCGCCATCGGCGACGGGCACAACGACGTCGAGATGCTGCGGTGGGCCGCGCACGGCGTCGCGATGGGCCAGGCGCCCGCGACGGTGCGCGCGGCGGCGGACGCCGTGACCGGGACCGTGCTGGAGGACGGCGCGGCGCTCGAACTCGACCGCTGGTTCGCGGCCTGA
- a CDS encoding SPFH domain-containing protein — MEYVIIAFIALGGLTWWKGLHRVPPGRVGIVTKTLGMARKPGDDARVSFLGSRGVQAEVLRPNTTAWLPPFLYEVRVVPMVTVPNGTVGVVIAKAGRNRELGSAVAKYVDCDSFQDGARFLREEGVMGRQQQPLTGGSYAINTELFDVLTVHSPEEDLAAEELTVNALREVQIDIGETGVVVTRVGAKPVPNEVGPPVEGHADFQRPWAFLAGGGRIGVQQDTLAEAGRYAINPWFAKVVKVPTRVLVLEWHGGDKSDSNLDASLDQVELEVQGHKVWLDMKQTVEIPAQAAPRLVQRYGADGEDGRESVQRFVEKHLAGTVTGYFRRISAHYRIQQFITEYDALCNELAAEVRQALAPIGVKGLATTLEEFRCDDEEINRIRRKIAHQQELAKLEHEKLAELEATLANEEVRTLIDLQQVKVEEARKKLELIKLTTMVELLGAQNVALERMLREWVKANVPQFVGGGDSGMAQALLQAMPFSQAKDMLLAMAGGAQRTLPEPAERAAIEGEDPEDPEDPHLTAEDDTEL; from the coding sequence GTGGAATACGTGATCATCGCCTTCATCGCGCTCGGCGGGCTCACGTGGTGGAAGGGCCTGCACCGCGTCCCGCCGGGCCGGGTCGGGATCGTGACGAAGACGCTCGGCATGGCCCGCAAGCCCGGCGACGACGCCCGCGTCAGCTTCCTGGGCTCGCGCGGCGTGCAGGCCGAGGTGCTGCGGCCCAACACGACGGCCTGGCTGCCGCCGTTCCTGTACGAGGTGCGCGTCGTCCCGATGGTCACGGTGCCCAACGGGACGGTCGGCGTGGTGATCGCCAAGGCCGGGCGCAACCGCGAGCTGGGCTCGGCGGTGGCGAAGTACGTCGACTGCGACTCGTTCCAGGACGGCGCGCGGTTCCTGCGCGAGGAGGGCGTCATGGGGCGGCAGCAGCAGCCGCTGACCGGCGGCTCGTACGCGATCAACACCGAGCTGTTCGACGTGCTCACCGTGCACAGCCCCGAGGAGGACCTGGCCGCCGAGGAGCTGACCGTGAACGCGCTGCGCGAGGTGCAGATCGACATCGGCGAGACCGGCGTGGTCGTCACGCGGGTCGGCGCGAAACCGGTGCCGAACGAGGTCGGGCCGCCGGTCGAGGGGCACGCGGACTTCCAGCGGCCGTGGGCGTTCCTCGCGGGCGGCGGCCGGATCGGCGTGCAGCAGGACACCCTGGCCGAGGCCGGCCGGTACGCGATCAACCCGTGGTTCGCGAAGGTCGTCAAGGTGCCGACCCGCGTGCTGGTGCTGGAGTGGCACGGCGGCGACAAGTCGGACTCCAACCTCGACGCGTCGCTCGACCAGGTGGAGCTGGAGGTCCAGGGGCACAAGGTGTGGCTGGACATGAAGCAGACGGTGGAGATCCCGGCGCAGGCCGCGCCGCGGCTCGTGCAGCGCTACGGCGCGGACGGCGAGGACGGGCGCGAGTCGGTGCAGCGGTTCGTGGAGAAGCACCTCGCCGGCACGGTCACCGGCTACTTCCGCCGGATCTCCGCCCACTACCGCATCCAGCAGTTCATCACCGAGTACGACGCGCTGTGCAACGAGCTGGCGGCCGAGGTGCGGCAGGCGCTGGCCCCGATCGGCGTGAAGGGGCTCGCCACCACGCTGGAGGAGTTCCGCTGCGACGACGAGGAGATCAACCGCATCCGCCGGAAGATCGCCCACCAGCAGGAGCTGGCCAAGCTGGAGCACGAGAAGCTGGCCGAGCTGGAGGCGACGCTCGCGAACGAGGAGGTGCGCACCCTCATCGACCTCCAGCAGGTGAAGGTCGAGGAGGCGCGCAAGAAGCTGGAGCTGATCAAGCTCACCACGATGGTGGAGCTGCTGGGCGCGCAGAACGTGGCGCTGGAGCGGATGCTGCGCGAGTGGGTGAAGGCGAACGTGCCGCAGTTCGTCGGCGGCGGCGACTCGGGCATGGCCCAGGCGCTGCTCCAGGCGATGCCGTTCAGCCAGGCGAAGGACATGCTGCTGGCGATGGCGGGCGGCGCGCAGCGGACGCTGCCGGAACCCGCGGAGCGGGCGGCGATCGAGGGCGAGGACCCGGAGGACCCGGAGGATCCCCACCTCACCGCGGAGGACGACACGGAGCTGTGA